In Rhodopirellula sp. P2, the DNA window CACTTTCTTGCTCACACCGGGCGATCGGCTCGCCAGGACGCCGCGATCAAAACCACGGCCGCGACAGCACACAGCAACGTTGCGGGTCGATAGGCACCGACTTGGTCGTGGGCAACGCTGAACAAGTAAGGACCAATCGCGGTTCCCGCGACGACGATCGACGTCGAAAAACCCGAGATCGCACCGAGGTGCATGCGACCGAAAAAGCGAGGCCAGGTGACACCAGAGATGATGCCGAACATGCCTTGCATCAGCCCCATGCCCAACACCACAAACACGATGGAAACGTTGTCGCCTAAAAACGCCAAGCTCAACGCGAGTATCAAACTGCCGAGCGACTGCACCATCGCGAGGTACTTCAGTTTGACAAAATCGCTGAGCCAACTGCCGACGAACTCGACCACCACGCTGACGAATGCCGCAGGCACAAAGATCGAAACCGCCCGCCCCCGTGACATCCCTGCGTCCGCGAAAATGGAGACCACGTGGAACGAGAACGCTGTCAACAACAATCCCGACAGCACCACACTGAACGTGAACACCCAAAAGCTGTACGTTCGCCGGGCTTCGGAAAGCGTGAACTGGCGACCACGGACCGTTTCCGCGTGCGTCTTGCGGTCTTGTTTCGCAAACGGACCATCGGGAATCATCCCATGCTCTTCGGGACGTGATCGAGCGAAGACGATTGCGATCACAGCAAACCCCGCCACAATCACAGCAATCGTCTGCCATGCCCAGGCCCATCCACCACGCTGGATCAACCACTCGAAAAACGCCGGTGTGATTGAAAACCCAAACGAAATCGAGATCCCGATGAATGCCAGTGCCATCCCGCGTCGTTGTTCGAACCACTCCAAAACCATGTTGCGAGACGACAACGTCAGCATGCCCTGGCCGAAGAAACGCATCGCAAAGAAGCCGAGGGTCAAAACAGCGAACGACACACCGTCTCGGTAGCCACCAGGCAAGACGGAGGCGACCGCCCCCGCGATCAAGTCCGAGAAGCTCATTCCCATCAGCACGACTGCCAACATCGCGGCCGAACCGGCAGCAACCCACCGTCCACCGAACCGATCGTAGTAGCGTCCGGCGCGACTGATCAACACCGCGCTGCCAATCGTTCCAGCCAAATAGGCGAAGCTGATCCAACTGCGAGACAACTTGTGGGCATCGATCAGAAAATCGGTGAACACCGACACGCCCACGGTTTGCCCCGGCGCGCTCGCCAACACGCCCAACGTTCCACACACCAAGACCACCGTGCCGTAGAAGAATGGCACCGCAGCAGGATCGAAGGGAAAGTTCGAATACCTTGGACGCACTGGGCGTCCCTCGTTGGGTTGGTCAGAATGCATGCACACAGCCGAGACGTTGAAGTCAGAAGCAATGCATTGGATCGGGTCGTCGCGACCACGTCAGCGGGGATTGACACACAAACCCAATGCAATCGCTTGAAGCACTTCCGACGCTCCGCGATGATAAGAATGCCCCGTCGCAAAGACGTTCAGTCGTGGGCCGAGTCAGAGTTCTCACCTAACCCAATGCTTTGGAACCAACCTCGCAGTGAGCGCAACGGTGGCTTCCATTGAAATGGCCGCCCCATCCGGCTGGCGCCCATCGCGTGGTGCCACCTGTCCAACGTTGACTCCGAACAGGCATCATGATTCCCGACATCAACGAGCAACAAGAATTGCGAACCAACCCGGATCCCTTCGCGCCGCCACTCGAGATGCCGAACGGGAACGATCGAAAGCCGGAGTTCCGTTCCCGGGGCCGCGCCTTCTTGATTGGCTGTCGCAATGGTTTCCTTTGGTCCGTTGCGATCGGTGCTCCGTTGTCGTGGGTGATGGTTCCGGCAATGCCCAGACGCAGGTCCTTCGATGAGGCAGGCAACCTCATTCCATGGGTGGACGAAATCGGCTGGCTTGGATTGTTCCAGCTTGTCGCGCCAGGACTCGCCAGCATTTCTGCCATCTGGACCTTGTCAGCGGGTGTTGCAGAATTGATCACCCACATTCGCCAGCAGCGATCCATCGTCAAAGAAGCCCCCCCAGTCCAAGCGGAACGGTACTGAAGCCGCAGCGAGACAACACAATGGACGTGGCCCCACCCGTCGGGTGGTCGTGATACAATGCCGCCCGGTCGTTTTTCGACTTCACGCCTACAACAATGTCTTGCCATCTGGACTCACTCATGGAAATTCTTCTCAACATTCTGGCCATGACGGCAATGGCCGCCAGTGTCGTTGGCTGGCTTTGGATCACGGTGATGGCATTCAGTGAAGGCGAAATCCTCTGGGGTCTTGGGTGCTTGATCATTTCGCCCGTCTGCTTGATCTACGGGTTCCTGAACTTCCAAGAACTGAAGATCCCCGTCCTGATGCTCGCCATCGGACTTGTCGCAAGAATTGGACTCGGGGCGATAGCGTTCGCAACGACCTGACAAACCGTCGAGCGACCAAACCGAAGATCATCTCTGATGGGAGAGGGGCGCGTTCCATGCCATGGAGCTTCCATGCATGGACACCATGATCCGGCGACGCGACGGCTTTCATTGTTGGCTGCGTGGGATCACTTCGTGGCGACTTGCGTGTCATCCGCCGTCGCGTCTTTGACATCGAACCGATCAAGGTTCATGACTTTGGTCCAAGCGACAACAAAGTCCTCCACGAATTTCTCCTTCGCATCTTCGCTGGCGTAGACCTCGGCGATTCCTCGCAATTGCGAATTGGATCCGAAGACGAGATCCACACGACTGGCGGTCCACTTCAGGTTGCCTGATTCACGATCGCGGCCCTCGAAGAAGTGCTCACACATCGGTGATTGCTTCCAGACCGTGTTCATGTCCAGCAAGTGCACGAAGAAGTCGTTCGTCAACGCACCGGGGCGTTTGGTCAATTTGCCCAAGTCAGCGAGCGGACCGGCACCAGCGTTCGTGTCGAGGGCTCGCATCCCGCCAATCAACACCGTCATCTCAGGGGCCGTCAGCGAGAGCAAGTTGGCTTTATCGACCAACATCTCTTCCGCGGGACGGTCCGCGTTGTGACCTTGGTAGTTGCGGAACCCATCGGCAATTGGCTTCAGCGGTTCAAAGCTCTCCACGTCGGTCATCTCCTGCGTCGCATCGGTGCGACCGGGCGTGAACGGGACTTGGATCGCATGTCCCGCCTTCATTGCCGCGGCTTCGACACCAGCACAACCTCCGAGCACGATCAGGTCTGCCATCGAAACTTGTTTGCCGTCTTTCCGCGAACCGTTGAATTCCTTTTGCACGACTTCCAACGTGGAAAGCACCTTGGCCAATTCGGATGGTTCGTTCGCTTCCCAGTCCTTCTGAGGTGCCAAGCGAATCCGAGCCCCGTTGGCTCCGCCGCGCATGTCACTGTTGCGGAACGTGGACGCCGACGCCCAGGCAGTGGAAACCAACTGAGACGATGACAATCCGGTCGCGAGGATCTTTTGCTTGAGTTGCTCGACCTCTTTCGCTCCGATCACATCAAAGCTGGCTTCGGGAATCGGATCCTGCCACAGTTGCGGTTCAGGAACGCTGTCGCCGAGCAATCGCGAAACGGGCCCCATGTCTCGGTGCGTGAGCTTGTACCACGCTTTCGCGAATGCCTTTTCAAACTGCTCTGGGTTGTCATGGAATCGACGCGAGATCTTGCCGTATTCCGGATCCATTCGAAGAGCCAAGTCGGTGGTGAACATCATCGGCGCGTGTGACTTCGAGGCATCGTGGGCATCCGGCACGGTGCCCTTGGCTTTCTCGTCGGTGGGCGTCCACTGCCAAGCACCGGCGGGACTCTTGACGAGTTTCCACTCGTATCCAAACAGGTTCTCGAAGTACCCATGCGACCACTCGGCCGGCGTCGACGTCCAGGCACCTTCCAAGCCGCTGGTGATTGTGTCACCCGCGTTGCCAGTCCCGTGCGTGTTGATCCATCCCAGACCCTGCGCGGCCAAGCCTTCGCCTTCCGGTTCAGGTCCCACGTTGCCTTCCGGAGTCGCCGCACCATGGGACTTGCCGAACGTGTGGCCACCCGCAATCAAGGCAACGGTTTCTTCATCGTTCATTGCCATCCGCGCAAACGTTTCGCGAATGTCCTTGGCCGCCGCGATCGGATCGGGTTTGCCATTCGGGCCTTCCGGGTTGACGTAAATCAATCCCATCTGCACCGCAGCCAACGGGTTCTGCAAATCGCGATCTCCGCTGTATCGTTTGTCACCGAGCCACGAGGTTTCCGGGCCCCAGTAAACATCTTTCTGCGGTTCCCAGACATCTTCGCGGCCGCCAGCAAATCCAAACGTTTCGAACCCCATGTCTTCGAGAGCACAGTTGCCGGTCAGCACCATCAAATCGGCCCAAGAGATCTTGCTGCCGTACTTCTGCTTGATCGGCCAAAGCAATCGACGGGCCTTGTCCAGGTTCGCATTGTCAGGCCAACTGTTCAGCGGTGCGAAACGTTGCGTGCCATCGGATGCACCGCCGCGTCCATCGGACACGCGGTAGGTCCCAGCGCTGTGCCAAGCCATCCGAATGAACAACGGCCCGTAGTGACCATAGTCAGATGGCCACCAGTTTTGCGAGGTCTTCATCAATCCCTTGATGTCCGCTTTGACCGCAGCCAAATCCAACGAGTTGAATTCAGCGGCGTAGTCAAAGTCCGCTCCCATCGGATTGCTCTTCATCGAATTCTGATGAAGCATGTCGAGGTTCAATTGATTGGGCCACCAATCGCCGTTGCCCATCGCCCCAGCGACAGTGTGCCGATTTGGTCCGGCTGGATTTCCCATCACCGGACACTGGCTGATTGCGTCCGCTTGTGACGTTGCCGATTTGACGGACGTCTCTTCAGCCATCAACCCAGCGGTGCTGGAGGCGGCCAGACATCCGACGGTCAGCACGAGCGGCCGAATCGAAACGGGGCCGCGAAAAATTCGCTTCGCGAATTGCCGGCAGACATTCGCCATTGTTGGTGGTTGCGTCGTGTTGTTTTCGATGGAATTCATGGTCCGCGTCCTCAGGAAAGTTGCAAACGATTCCCAAGCTGATTCGCTCGGGGCAAGTGGGTCACGTCCTAGTATCGGGCCGGGAGCAGAAACGTCCAATGCATTTACCACATCTTTCGCATGCACAAAACGCATGATCTAACCAGAGCGGTAGGGAGCAGCCCGCAACCACATCCAATCCGTATGGGAAATCACTGACCAAAGCGATGCCGACGCTCAAAATGCACTATCATGCGACTTCGATCGCAAACGCGATTCCTGCCTGTTTGACACCCGCCCCACCTTTGTCGCCCACCGTCCGAATCCGTGGTCACTTCCGTTGACCTGAACACCGGCCTGCCTGAACACCGGCCTGCCTGGATGCGGCGACGAATCCCCACTGATTGGAAGAGCCATGCCTCGGCCGACGATGCCTCCCCGTGCTTTGACCACACGCGCATTCGCAGCCCTTTTGGTTGGAATGTTGACCTGTGCCACCGGCTTGGCCCAGCGACCTCCCACCGGTGTTCCTGAGGGAGTCGAGAAGGTCCTGCGGATCGGGCCACGCCCCGGCAACGCTCGCAACAGCGAAGGGGACTTTGTTCGGTTGAAGGATGGACGCCTGCTGTTGGTCTACACCAAGTTTGTCGAGTCAGGCGACCACGCCCCAGCGGAGTTGGTTTCCAGAGTGTCCGCCGACAACGGTGTGACTTGGACGAAAGAAGACAAATCCGTGATCGCACGCGGAGACAACGACTCCAACTTGATGTCCGTGTCCCTGTTGCGGCTTCAGGATGGCCGCCTCGGATTGTTTTACATCCGCAAGTACGATCCGACGCCCGAAGCCAAGCACTTGTTCTTGGACGACATCATGATGCGAACCAGTTCGGACGAAGGGGAAACCTGGTCAGAACCAACTCGCGTTGTCCCCCAAGACAATCCGTCCTACAGCATCCTGAACAATGACCGAGTGATCCAGCTTCGCAGCGGTCGCTTGGTGGTCCCACTCGCGGTCCATTACCGCGTTGGCTGGCCTGCTTACCGCAAATCCGCCGAGATGGTTTGCTACCTTTCCGATGACGGCGGTGCGACGTGGCAACGCAGCGAAACGGCATTGTCGTCCGAGTCGTTGGCACAGGAACCTGGCGTCGTTGAGTTGAGCGATGGTCGGCTGATGATGTTCTGCCGAAGTGGCGATTGCCAATTGCTGTCCTATTCAAGCGATCAAGGTGAGACGTGGTCCGAACTGACGCGGTCTACTTTCACTCAGCCCACCGTTTCGCCCGCCTCGATCGAACGCATTCCGTCCACCGGCGACCTGTTGATGCTGTGGAACAATGGCGACGACGAATTGTCACCGAAGCAGCCCGTTGGAAGACGCCCATTCACCGCCGCGATCTCCAAGGATGATGGGCAATCGTGGCAGAACGTCCGCAACGTCGGAACCGATCCGGAGGGCTGGTATTGCTACACCGCGATCGAGTTTGTTGACGACCATGTTTTGCTTGCACATTGCGAGTATCCACGGTTGAACTCGTTGCAACTGACCCGAATTCCGGTGTCGTGGTTCTACGAGGGCGATGAGGTCTCGGCCAGCGGCGGCAAGGCTGCAGAAAAGGCGAAGATGGACTCGCTGGACTATTCCATCTCCTTGGACGTTGCCCACGAAGGCTTTGACGGCAAGGAATGCTGGGTGCATGCCCGTGTCGGAGCAATCCCGGAATCCAATGGTGATCCCACCTCGGTCATGACCACTCAAAAGTTGCTGCTCTCGGGATCGGACGTCTTTTACCGCCTGCATGAATCTCGAACGTCAGCGGGATCCGAATCATGGACCAAACTGAGCCCCATCGACTCGTTTTCTCGCCAGAAAGTTCAGAGCGATGTCATCCCACGCGGCGGTGAAGGGGCACAGGAGTTGTTGCAAGAAGGCGACGAAACCACCGTCTGTGACTTCGTGCCCCAGTGGCATGCGGCGAGCCAGCGTCTGCTCGGGATTGGGCAAACAGTCTGGTACAGAAACAATCGTGTCATGCATGTGCGGCCACGCGGGATCGCGTACAGCGTGATGAACCCAAAGAATGAAACGTGGGACGATTGGAAAGTCGTCCAGCTCCCCGATGAACTGCGGTTTCAAAGTGCGGGTTCCGGCAGTGCCCAGCGAGTTGACCTGCCCGGAGGCGACGTGTTGGTGCCGGTGTACTGCAAAGAGCCGAACCAAAAACAGTACTCGTCCCTGGTCGTGCGTTGTCGCTTCGATGGCGAGACGCTGCACTATGTCGAGCATGGCAATGCGATGACCATCCCGGTCGACCGGGGCTTCGTCGAACCTTCCCTGACCCACTTCAAGGATCGGTTCTACCTCACGCTTCGCAACGACCAACATGGATATGTCACCACCAGCGATGATGGCCTGCATTTTGAAACTCCCCAACGCTGGACGTTTGATGATGGAGAAGAACTGGGAAACTACAACACGCAACAGCACTGGGTGACTCACAGTGATGGGCTGTTCTTGGTCTACACGCGTCGCGGAGCGAACAACGATCATGTGTTTCGCCACCGGGCTCCACTTTTCATCGCTCGTGTCGATCCCGACAAGTTGCAGGTCATTCGATCAACCGAACGAGTGTTGGTTCCAGAACACGGAGCCCGCTTGGGCAACTTCGGCGTCACTCGTTACTCCAAGAATGAGACTTGGGTGACGGTCACCGAATGGATGCAACCCCAAGGTGTCGAGAAACACGGCAGCGACAACCGAATCTTTGTGGCCAAGCTGAAATGGAACCAACCCAATGAACTCGCATCATTGGAAAGCACACCGGGAATCGAAGCCGATCCAACCGCGTATTGCCAACCACCGAAGAGCCTCGCCGAAGAGTTCGGTGACTACCGGTCTCCCCTGGTCTTTGAGAACGGGACTCAGATCACGCAAGCAAACCAGTGGCCGAAAAGACGGGACGAGATTCGTTCCCGATGGGAAACCATGCTGGGCGAGTGGCCTGCGTTGATCACCGATCCTCAAGCCAAAATCATTCAATCGGAACAAGACGGCACGTTGACGAAGCACACCGTCGAATTCCAATGGACGCCCACGGAGAAGACGACCGGGTACCTTTTGATTCCCAACACCACAGAGTCCCAATCGAAAGGTTTGCCCGCTGTCCTCTCAGTCTTCTACGAACCTGAAACAGGCGTCGGCGAAGGAAAACCTCATCGCGATTTCGCGTTGCAGTTGGCACGTCGTGGCTTCGTGACTTTGTCGATCGGCACGACGGAGGCGTCGCAAGCTAAAACGTATGCTCTGTATCACCCGTCAATTGACGACGCGTCGGTTCAACCCTTGTCGATGCTTGCCTACGCCGCCGCGAATGCTTGGCAAGTGTTGGCCGACCGCCCCGAAGTCGACGCGAATCGAATTGGGGTCGTGGGGCACTCCTTCGGCGGCAAGTGGGCGATGTTTGCCGCGTGCCTTTCCGAGCGTTTCGCTTGTGGGGCGTGGTCGGACCCCGGTATCGTGTTCGATGAAACGATGGCAGGCGTGAACTACTGGGAACCGTGGTATCTGGGCTATCACCCACGACCGTGGCGCAAACGCGGGATGATCACCGACGACAATCCGGCTCATGGGCTGTATCCGAAATTGGTGACAAAGGGTCACGACTTGCATGAACTGCATGCCTTGATGGCGCCACGTCCATTCCTGGTTTCGGGCGGCTCGGCTGATCCGATTCGTCGCTGGGCAGCACTCAATCATTCGGTCGCCATCAATCAACTGCTGGGGCACAATGACCGGGTTGCCATGACGAATCGTCCGGATCACTCGCCTAACGCGGATTCGAATTCGTTGGTTTTCGCCTTCTTTGAAAAACACTTGGCGACGAACGAGCAGCCGCTCTGACGAGTCCGATCACTGAACCCACGCAAAGGACTCGTTGCCTTGTCCATTACGCTTGCGGTCTGATCCCGTCGCCGGATTCGCCAAAAATTCGGATCGCAACAGGTCCCCGTAACGCTGCCACGTTTTGATTCAATTTGAAACACTCGCGACCGTCCAACAAAGTTATCGTGTCATGGACCGGTATTCAGTTTGACGCTGATTCACAACCGAATTCGGTAGCCGGATTCGCCAAGAATTCGGACAGCAACACCGAACTCGGTAGCCGGATTCGCCGAGAATTCGGACAGCAACACCGAACTTGGTAGCCGGATTTGCCAAGAATTCGGACAGCAACACAAATCCCGTGGTGCCCTCGATGTCTCGCAAGAAAAGTATGCTCTTCCGATTGACCGTCTCAGCAATCGTGATGACCGTTGTGTCATTCGGATCAATCATCGGTTTCGCTCAATTCCGCTTGCGATCCAAAGCGACTGGTACGAGCGTCTCGGTCAAGCACGACGGTTTGGAACGAGAATATCGAATTCATGTTCCCGAGAATTTACCGGCCGATGCCAAAGTCCCATTGGTTGTTTGTTTTCATGGTGGAGGTGGCAATTCGCGCACGGCGTCGGTGATGGGGCTGACTCCTGTCGCCGATCGAGAAGGGTTCATCGTTGTCTATCCAAATGGAATCGATCGACATTGGAACGATGGCCGGGAATCCCCCATGTTCGCTGAACAGGATCAATCCATCGACGATGTCGGGTACGTGATGGGATTGATCGAACGGGTGTGCAAGAAACATCCCATTGATCGAGATCGCATTTTCGCCGCGGGGTTGTCCAATGGCGGTTTCATGACTCAGCGATTGGCCATCGAACATTCCGATACGTTTGCCGCCGTTGCCGTGATCATCGCCACGATGGGGGAACCGCTCAGCAAACGATTTGAACCAAAATCCCCGGTTTCGATTCTGTTCATGAATGGCACGGAGGATCGATTGGTTCCCTACGAAGGCGGTCCCGTTGGCAAGCCAGTGACAAATCGATTCAACCAAGTCAAAGGTCATGAGGACGCTCCGCGAGGACTGGCGATTTCAACGGACGAAGCGGTCGCCTTGTGGGTGAAGCACAACCAGACGCAACCCGAACCGAAGGTTGAACTGGTGCCGGACACCAACCAAGAAGACCACTCTCACATCGAAAGCAGCCTTTGGGTAGGCGGCGAACGGGGGACTGCCGTGATGCTGTACAAAGTCGTCGGCGGTGGACATTGTCTCCCTGGCGGGTCGCAGTACTTCCCCGCGAGACTGGTCGGGTATCCCAACCAAGACGTCAAAGGGTTTGATTTGGTTTGGGACTTCTTTGAAAAGCACGCTCGGCAACCCCAGTGACCAATCAGTGCAGTGCCGCGTTGAACCCCAGGGGACCGGACAGCACACCGCACCGGCGGCTGATTTCAATGCTTGGCCGTGTCGCTTGAACACGTGTGGGGGCATGCCAATTAAGCAGGTACGCAGGTGTCATCGGGTATGTGAGCCGTTGGCGTTAGCCACGGTTTTCACACGCAACCGGGGCTAACGTCCAAACGGCTCACATGGTTGTGCCCGATCATTCCAGCCGACCTGCTTAGTGCATCCGTCACAATCAATCGGATCGTTCCGTCTTGGCATCAATGCACTCGTCCGCAAGTCACAACTTGTTCTCATCCAATCAATCCGTGACCCAGGCTTCCAACAGCAAAGCGGTTTGCTGGAAAGTCATGAATCAGTTGAATTGTGGAAGAGAACCCGATGAATTGCGAATCTTGCGGTGCGCCCGTGTCACGAATGGGACGATCTGGACGCTACTTCTGTGACTATTGTTCCCGCCTAGCCGTCGCAACTCCGCTCCAAAACTCAGAAGACGGACTCGTCCTGACCGGCACGTCGTCAGAGACATCCTGCCTGACCTGTGATGACACTCATTTGGAGATCGGCTCGCTGGGCACCTATCCAGTTCTAGGATGCAGGCATTGCCAAGGAGTTCTGTTGAACCGAGCCGCGTTTGCCAAACTGATTCGAGAACGCAGGGAATCGTATGACGGCCCGGAACGAACTGGTGAATTCGATCCCGCCTTGGATGGGCCCCGCGATCACCATTCGCGACTGACGTGCCCGAAGTGCTGCCTTTCGATGGACTCATTCTTCTACGCTGGACCAGGCCGAGTTGCCATCGACTCCTGCGGACGGTGCGAGAACGTTTGGCTGGACTGTGGAGAGATCGCTTCCATCACGGAAGCCCCCGGACTTCGCTAAGCAGTTCGGCAGGAGTCTTTCAGCATTTGCCTTTTTTTGTGTAGCGTCGTTGGTCCCACGTACAACCGGGGCGAACGCCCAAACGGCTCACATCGTTGCACCCGATCAATCCTGCCGACCTGCTTAGCTGGATACGCAGATGTCATCGCGTACGTGAGCCGCATGGCGTTAGCCACGGTTCCCGAGCCCAATCCCCATGTAGGCACTCTTCCATCTTGCATGCCAAGAGGTGGCCGCGTTCGCAGAAAGCGATCTGCGATGGTTCTTTGGCGGACACTCGTTTAATAAAATCCGGCATCTCGCGGCAGGTCGGTGAATCGGTTCAGCGGACACAATCGACCGTTAGGCAACCATAGCGGCAGTGTCGCTTCCAACGTGAACGATGCGACCTCTCTGGCGACTCGGCAAACGCTCTCGAACGTGCCTCGTGTAGCACTTTGAATGGCGGTAGCCAACGGATGCTCGCCATTGAAACAATCTGCCAACAATCGATAGGCGACGCCCGAGCACTCCGGAAGCATTTGTGATTTCGCGATCCGGTCTGTGAGTTCGCGTCCACCCATTCATCCTTCACGGAAACCTCATGCTCACCCGAAGAAATCTGTTGCAAGCCAGCGCGGCCATTGGCGTTGGCTCGGTGATCA includes these proteins:
- a CDS encoding alpha/beta hydrolase family esterase translates to MLFRLTVSAIVMTVVSFGSIIGFAQFRLRSKATGTSVSVKHDGLEREYRIHVPENLPADAKVPLVVCFHGGGGNSRTASVMGLTPVADREGFIVVYPNGIDRHWNDGRESPMFAEQDQSIDDVGYVMGLIERVCKKHPIDRDRIFAAGLSNGGFMTQRLAIEHSDTFAAVAVIIATMGEPLSKRFEPKSPVSILFMNGTEDRLVPYEGGPVGKPVTNRFNQVKGHEDAPRGLAISTDEAVALWVKHNQTQPEPKVELVPDTNQEDHSHIESSLWVGGERGTAVMLYKVVGGGHCLPGGSQYFPARLVGYPNQDVKGFDLVWDFFEKHARQPQ
- a CDS encoding zf-TFIIB domain-containing protein encodes the protein MNCESCGAPVSRMGRSGRYFCDYCSRLAVATPLQNSEDGLVLTGTSSETSCLTCDDTHLEIGSLGTYPVLGCRHCQGVLLNRAAFAKLIRERRESYDGPERTGEFDPALDGPRDHHSRLTCPKCCLSMDSFFYAGPGRVAIDSCGRCENVWLDCGEIASITEAPGLR
- the katG gene encoding catalase/peroxidase HPI; protein product: MRFVHAKDVVNALDVSAPGPILGRDPLAPSESAWESFATFLRTRTMNSIENNTTQPPTMANVCRQFAKRIFRGPVSIRPLVLTVGCLAASSTAGLMAEETSVKSATSQADAISQCPVMGNPAGPNRHTVAGAMGNGDWWPNQLNLDMLHQNSMKSNPMGADFDYAAEFNSLDLAAVKADIKGLMKTSQNWWPSDYGHYGPLFIRMAWHSAGTYRVSDGRGGASDGTQRFAPLNSWPDNANLDKARRLLWPIKQKYGSKISWADLMVLTGNCALEDMGFETFGFAGGREDVWEPQKDVYWGPETSWLGDKRYSGDRDLQNPLAAVQMGLIYVNPEGPNGKPDPIAAAKDIRETFARMAMNDEETVALIAGGHTFGKSHGAATPEGNVGPEPEGEGLAAQGLGWINTHGTGNAGDTITSGLEGAWTSTPAEWSHGYFENLFGYEWKLVKSPAGAWQWTPTDEKAKGTVPDAHDASKSHAPMMFTTDLALRMDPEYGKISRRFHDNPEQFEKAFAKAWYKLTHRDMGPVSRLLGDSVPEPQLWQDPIPEASFDVIGAKEVEQLKQKILATGLSSSQLVSTAWASASTFRNSDMRGGANGARIRLAPQKDWEANEPSELAKVLSTLEVVQKEFNGSRKDGKQVSMADLIVLGGCAGVEAAAMKAGHAIQVPFTPGRTDATQEMTDVESFEPLKPIADGFRNYQGHNADRPAEEMLVDKANLLSLTAPEMTVLIGGMRALDTNAGAGPLADLGKLTKRPGALTNDFFVHLLDMNTVWKQSPMCEHFFEGRDRESGNLKWTASRVDLVFGSNSQLRGIAEVYASEDAKEKFVEDFVVAWTKVMNLDRFDVKDATADDTQVATK
- a CDS encoding exo-alpha-sialidase translates to MPRPTMPPRALTTRAFAALLVGMLTCATGLAQRPPTGVPEGVEKVLRIGPRPGNARNSEGDFVRLKDGRLLLVYTKFVESGDHAPAELVSRVSADNGVTWTKEDKSVIARGDNDSNLMSVSLLRLQDGRLGLFYIRKYDPTPEAKHLFLDDIMMRTSSDEGETWSEPTRVVPQDNPSYSILNNDRVIQLRSGRLVVPLAVHYRVGWPAYRKSAEMVCYLSDDGGATWQRSETALSSESLAQEPGVVELSDGRLMMFCRSGDCQLLSYSSDQGETWSELTRSTFTQPTVSPASIERIPSTGDLLMLWNNGDDELSPKQPVGRRPFTAAISKDDGQSWQNVRNVGTDPEGWYCYTAIEFVDDHVLLAHCEYPRLNSLQLTRIPVSWFYEGDEVSASGGKAAEKAKMDSLDYSISLDVAHEGFDGKECWVHARVGAIPESNGDPTSVMTTQKLLLSGSDVFYRLHESRTSAGSESWTKLSPIDSFSRQKVQSDVIPRGGEGAQELLQEGDETTVCDFVPQWHAASQRLLGIGQTVWYRNNRVMHVRPRGIAYSVMNPKNETWDDWKVVQLPDELRFQSAGSGSAQRVDLPGGDVLVPVYCKEPNQKQYSSLVVRCRFDGETLHYVEHGNAMTIPVDRGFVEPSLTHFKDRFYLTLRNDQHGYVTTSDDGLHFETPQRWTFDDGEELGNYNTQQHWVTHSDGLFLVYTRRGANNDHVFRHRAPLFIARVDPDKLQVIRSTERVLVPEHGARLGNFGVTRYSKNETWVTVTEWMQPQGVEKHGSDNRIFVAKLKWNQPNELASLESTPGIEADPTAYCQPPKSLAEEFGDYRSPLVFENGTQITQANQWPKRRDEIRSRWETMLGEWPALITDPQAKIIQSEQDGTLTKHTVEFQWTPTEKTTGYLLIPNTTESQSKGLPAVLSVFYEPETGVGEGKPHRDFALQLARRGFVTLSIGTTEASQAKTYALYHPSIDDASVQPLSMLAYAAANAWQVLADRPEVDANRIGVVGHSFGGKWAMFAACLSERFACGAWSDPGIVFDETMAGVNYWEPWYLGYHPRPWRKRGMITDDNPAHGLYPKLVTKGHDLHELHALMAPRPFLVSGGSADPIRRWAALNHSVAINQLLGHNDRVAMTNRPDHSPNADSNSLVFAFFEKHLATNEQPL